The genomic region AATCATATATGAGAACTTAATTATTAGTAATTATGTCAGAATTTATATCTCCCACCAACTTTTATGGGAGAAAACCGAAATTAACTCAACCAGTTCAGACGGTTAAGACAGGCAACCATTTTAATCATTCAGGTAACGAATCTCAGCCGGAAGTGGGTTGATCTCCAGCTGTTCCAATCAATCAGCTGACCGGAAATGACTGTTCAGCAGCGGGAACATGGCGGAGGAGCAACAGCAGGAGATCTCTCAAAAAGAGACTGATGGTGAGAAGTATTTTACTCTAACCTTTCCATAACCAGTGTCGGTTTATATCGGTTTGCACATTCCGATGTTGTTTCGAGCTGTGTGAAGCGCGTGAGCTGATTGGATgagtaaacaataacaacaatgagCTAACAACAACAATAGCTGAGAGttcattaaaacatttgtttcagTATCTTAATAATAAGCTATATGCTGTCATTAGCGTTAGATAAACATGTAATAAACGAAAATGCTCCGATGTGTGACACATAAGCGTTTTAAAAACACTGCACTGTGAAACTAATGTAAAAACACCATTACACTCGTATTAACATCGATAATAATGTTTATGTCTGACCAttttcaactatgtttttaaGCAATTTTCCAATTTTACACTTAATTGCGTTTTTTATTCTTTGACAGGGCTGAATTGCCTGGCACATGATGAAGCTGTTATTGCACAGCAAGATAAAATTCAACAAGAGGTAACTGTTGACTCATTCTGTTTTTGAAATGTTAAGTGATGCTTTACACGCACCTTGATCTTCTAGATCGAATAAAAAGTCTTATTGCAGTGCACCCAACAAGTGATGTTTTTGCTTTGgtacattttaaagaaatttattaaaatcagtgttgttatagtttaaaatataaaggtaaaatcattattgtttttttattattttgaatattgtatattttattgcaGCTAGATGCCAAGGaaactattttaatttagttactaAAATAACTggagcaaaaataaaaactatacaaaaaataaaataaaaatgtgacgtAAAATACTATTTAGTTTTCATGATTTCATGTTTCAAGTTTCAGTCTTTAATCCATCCTAAATGTCTCTGTAGATAGCGACCAGTATTCCTCTGGTGTCAGAAAGACAGGAACTTTCTGTCCTTAAGCGACAATATGCTGACGATGACACCATTTACCAGCAGAAGATAAGAGTAAGTGAACCATTATGATAGAGAATGAATGTTAATGGAATGTTATGCACAAATGATCATGTACTTATCTTTGTCTTTTATCTCCGTTATCTAGTCACAAACGATAGAGCTAAGAGAGCATTAGTTTATTTATGCACAAATAAGTCCAAGCTTCCCCATCTCTGACTGTTCTTTATAACAATTTAAACCGTTTTGTCAACAGGACTTGCAGAAGAAGTACTCATCTATACGCAAAACACGGCCAGATGGGAACTGTTTCTACAGAGCCTTTGGTTTCTCACATCTGGAGTCTTTACTTGAAAACAGCAAAGAATTACATAGGTAGCCACCTGCCAGCCTACTTTCAGCTGAAGTGAATGAACATTGTTTATTCTTTTGGTTGAAGAAATGATTTATACTCTACAAAAcagaatattaaacatttaaatatgttctAAACAACACTGACTGTTTGACACCATGCACTGTTTTCACTTTGTGTTGACAGACAAACTTCTTGTTGCGTCAAGCCTGTTAAGATCATTTATGTGATATTCATATGTTATCATATTAAGTATGAGGAGAATAATGGTCTAAAGTAACTTCTGTAACCTTTAAAACATTCCTTTATGCCTCTGTTTGGTTATGTTCACTTGGCAGGTTCAAGGCTATAGCTGCCAAGAGCAAACTGGATCTTGTGAGCCAAGGTTTCATGGAATTCACCATTGAAGATTTTCACAACACGGTAAGTCTTTAGATGGGTGTGAACTCATTTGTTTCTGGCATGTTTTACATTTGTGGCAATGAttcttttaaagggttagttcacccaaatagcaaataacttaccctcatgttgttccaaacccataagacctccgtttatctttggaacacagtttaagatattttagctttagtccgagagctctcagtccctccattgaaactgtgtgcacggtatactgtccatgtccagaaaggtaagaaaaacatcatcaaagtagtccatgtgacatcagagggtcagttagaattttttgaagcatcgaaaattcattttggtccaaaaatagcaaaaactatgactttattcagcattgtcttctcttcacagcagttcagtcagtgtactgtttaagtacatgaattactccgggatattgcaaaaactgcagtgttttgaactctctcacaacagacacggaagagaagaacaAGTTCAATAAAACATCTTTATTGTATTTCTACGGGCAGAGGAGAATAGCCaaaccaaaaagaaacaaagaaaacacaatgtaacattcataaactgtacacaatggAATGCGCACGTGAGTGGGGCTGTAGTGCCATCTATGGTCGCTGTTTTTCTGCGAGTGGATcgcgagctgtgtgtgtgtggattgggcAAGATTTAAAGGGCGGAACGAAAgtctcaaaattcaaatgaatcaaatagaaTCGATTCAGAAGAGACGTGAATGAATGCACGCGCGTTGCCTGATccaaaaatgctcattttaatccCTTCATGCACAAATTATGATAATTTGTAATACAAACtataacatttgttcacaaatgtCTCTATTTGAACAAAATGCGGCACATTAATGTAATTCTTAAATCTGCAGACACCggttgaaaagcatttgtttcagtGTAGTGACGCACATTCCCAAAATTTTCAAATCGTGTACACGTTAATGAATTGCACTGGGCCTTGTTCGTtagtagttgtgtgtgtgtgtgtgtgtgtgtgtgtgtgtgtgggacgtgAAATGATGAAAACTGCGAAAATGAAATCTCAAAATCAAAATGAACCGAACGAGATCGACTCGAACTAGACGTCAATTAATGCTCGCGTTTCAACCGATCCACATATGCATGGATTCCTTTTTGCATGAgcaatttatgatatattaatgcagaatggaaaatttttgtttgcaaacatGTCTTTATATGTACAAATCGCTGCACAATCATTTAATCCCGAATcaaattgaaaggcatttgtttgtggttcGTAAGATGCATGTATAAAATTGATGTAGTACATTGATATTTTTTCTTGCATCTATGAATCATTTTGAGTCTAATTTCATCCCATATACCTGTATCCATATTCCAGGAGGACAACGACAAGATTCATTGGgctcaaattgtgaaatagtGGTTCAGTGAGCATGAGGAATCATTTTCACACATGAACTGGTTGCCATAGAGTCTTGGCCTTAACCCCATTAAAAGTCTTTGGGATGTGATGGAGTCAGTTTTAAAGAAGGGTTTGAGTCTCCCATCATCAATACAAGATCTCGGGCAAAAATTAGTGCCACACTTGAGGGAAAAAATGATTGTGATGTTGAAACAATGCCACAGCGAAAGCACATCGGAAAGACTTTAAATATGGTTCAGGTCAGGACTCTGTGATGGCCAATCTTTCACAATTTAAGCCTAATGAAACTTGTACTTGTCATTCTGAAATATGTACTTCTTCCGAaatgtttaagaaataaaaagctaCAAACTGCATCAATTAGGTTTGAAATAATTGTTGCCAAACATACATGCTAAACGTGCTATATGCATGCTATATTAATCACAGCAGTAAAGATTAAATCGTCAACTCTTTAGTATTTGCCTAATTACAATTTTGGCCAGACAGTTTATATActattagtatttattaatattgtattatatttttaagttttattttagttggaGTTTAATTTTTGTAGttgattttgacttttttttttttcactcacacacacacacacatttctatttagtttaaattcagtttaagtaATATTagtacttatttcagttagttgccaaggcatcaTTTCTAAAGGGGCAGTCCCACTACACTTTTCATTccaatataataacattttataaactcTGACCTGTGAATTTGTATTACTTGGAAGAACAATACATCGCAGCACAACCTCTTAGTTGAATTAAAACAACTTAAAAGCTGAGGGTTTCCAGCATTTGTTGCATCACTTCATTTCACTTAACTTAATAGAAATCAGGTCAGTCCTGCTTCTTTGTTGTTGAGGATACAATTATGTATGAAAATGAGTTTAACATCTGAGGTCTCAAAAAGAGATttgcctttttctttctttcctgtcAGTAATAATCTTAAACGAGTTTCATGTATAATGAATTTCCTCTTGTCTTGTTCACTTCAGTTCATGGACCTGATTGAGACTTGTGATAAGCAAGCGTCTGTAGGTGAGCTGCTCAACTCTTTTAATGAGCAGAGTGTTTCCGATTATCTTGTCGTCTATCTGCGGCTGGTGACCTCTGGGTACCTGCAGAGAGAGGAAGACTTCTTCCAGCACTTCATAGAGGGCGGTCGCACCGTTCGAGAGTTTTGCCAACAGGTGACACTGTCCTTTCTGACTTGTCTCTTTGTTGCAATTTTGATGATGTGATTAATTTTCATCCAGTTCTTGTAGAGTAATCTGTTCGTCAATGACTTTGCAACATTTTAAACCAGCATATCATTCTGTTTTGGCCAGGAGGTGGAGCCCATGTCCAAAGAGAGTGACCACATTCAAATTATAGCTCTGGCTCAGGCTTTAAACGTGTGCATCCAGGTGGAGTACATGGATCGAGGAGAGGGAGGAACAGTCAATCACCACATCTTCCCTGAAGACGGAGAGCCCAAGATTTTCCTTCTCTACAGACCGGGCCACTACGACATCCTGTACAAATAACAGATCTGCACCTAATTCTGCTAAGGCCTTGTCGGTTTCTGTGCTGTGGGTTTGACTCAACtctaaacctgtgaaatgtgaACACGTGAGCCCAGCACTCAACATTGCAATTTCCTGTCAAAACCCCCTCAAGACTCTCTGAGAATTTTGGAGATTCTGTTATAACAAGCACTGGACATTGTACGGTTCTCTTTGAATAACCTGCATCACTTTTTTCagttgtatgtacagtatatggttATTTCATTTAGTTGTGTGTTTTAGGTTTTTGGCTTGTTTCTTATAGTTGAAGACTGCCTGTCATTTATGATAGGGATGGAATTGCTTTACCATGTGTGGCTCTATTTGACTTtcatgagaataaaaaaaaacttgcagtAGTCATAGTTTGGATAGCCATGTTactgttttaatgtgtgttttaaaAAACATCCAAGATGGTGTGTCCATGCCGCAATTTAAGCAGGACATGCGCTGACTAAAAACCAGCATGGTTCCTCTCACAGAAGAGAGATGAAGGATCTTGCACCTACACCTTTAGACGGCAGCACTTCCACAGAATCACAGAATGAAGGAGGGATGAATACATTCGGGTCCTCGATTCCTTCCACTAGGTCGAAGAAGCTACGGGAAGAAGAAATGGTTTACAAATTGTCTAACATTACACACATATGTACAGATgccatatatttaattattaatatttaaaatgtttactcTGAGACTATTATGGCAagacttatatatataaaaaaagaaaaaaccccaaagtttttttttattcatgcttGAGGAAATCTTGTACAGCACTCATGAAGcacacattttgtttatttatgtgcATGTTATTCTTGGATGAAGTTTGCTTTGATCAGAGGAAGAGGAAAGGCAATATAAACACGTGTAATTGGTTAAGAGAGTCACTGTTGCATAATCTGTTGTTCTTCATCAGAATATTACAAATGTTGTTAGGTTAAGGACAAGATTGCAGACTAGATTACAGAAGTATTATTCATGGGTTTTGGGTTTTAATGAAAGGCAGAGTTAAACATGGTTACAGTGTTTGTATGGGACAGGCCAGCCCTACTTTGTCTGACCAGTCTACTTGACTAACCTTGTCATTATGGTTAATTCCCCTTTCTGTGTGAAATCCAGGGTGTAGAGAGGCACACAGCCAAACGCAGTGAAGGTCAGGAGGTAGCTTTCTGCAGGGAAAAGTCCAAAGAACATAAGCCAACTAGCAATGGAAGTTAGAGCAAATTTTACATGGGTTTACTCAACCTGAAATaagcaacatatatatatatatatatatatatatatatatatatatatatatatatatatatatatatatatatatatatatatatatatatatacacacacacacacacatacatgcatatatacactcacctaaaagattattaggaacaccatactaatgcTGTGTTTGatcccctttcgccttcagaactgccttaattctacatggcattgattcaacaaggtgctgaaagcattcgtTAGacatgttggcccatattgataggatagcatcttgcagttgatggagatttgtgggatgcacgtccagggcacaaagctcccgttccaccacatcccaaagatgctctattgggttgagatctggtgactgtggggaccattttagtacagtgaactcattgtcatgttcaagaaaccaatttgaaatgattcgatctttgtgacatggtgcattatcctgctggaagtagccatcagaggatgggtacatggtggtcataaagggatggacatggtcagaaacaatgctcaggtaggccgtggcatttaaacaatgcccaattggcactaaggggcctaaagtgtgccaagaaaacatcctcacaccattacaccaccaccaccagcctgcacagtgttaacaaggcatgatggatccatgttctcattctgtttacgccaaattctgactctaccatctgaatgtctcaacagaaatcaagactcatcagaccaggcaacatttttccagttttcaactgtccaattttggtgagctcgtgcaaattgtagcctctttttcctatttgtagtggagatgagtggtacccggtggggtcttctgctgttgtagcccattcgcctcaaggttgtgcgtgttgtggcttcacaaatgctttgctccATACCTCGGTTgaaacgagtggttatttcagtcaaagttgctcttctatcagcttgaatcagtcggcccattctcctctgacctctggcatcaacaatgcattttcgcccacaggactgccatatactggatgtttttccctttaaacaccattctttgtaaaccctagaaatgcgtgaaaatcccagtaactgagcagattgtaaaatactcagaccggcccatctgataccaacaaccatgccacgctcaaaattgcttaaatcacctttcttttccattctgacattcagtttggagttcaggagattgtcttgaccaggaccacaccccta from Carassius carassius chromosome 47, fCarCar2.1, whole genome shotgun sequence harbors:
- the LOC132130496 gene encoding ubiquitin thioesterase OTUB1-like, with the protein product MAEEQQQEISQKETDGLNCLAHDEAVIAQQDKIQQEIATSIPLVSERQELSVLKRQYADDDTIYQQKIRDLQKKYSSIRKTRPDGNCFYRAFGFSHLESLLENSKELHRFKAIAAKSKLDLVSQGFMEFTIEDFHNTFMDLIETCDKQASVGELLNSFNEQSVSDYLVVYLRLVTSGYLQREEDFFQHFIEGGRTVREFCQQEVEPMSKESDHIQIIALAQALNVCIQVEYMDRGEGGTVNHHIFPEDGEPKIFLLYRPGHYDILYK